The following are encoded together in the Pirellulales bacterium genome:
- the ald gene encoding alanine dehydrogenase, whose product MIVGVPKETKRDEYRVAMLPVGVEELTRAGHAVLVQHGAGVGSGLPDELYERAGGRLVDRAEAVFAEAEMIVKVKEPQPQEIPLLRKGQALFTYFHFAADRKLTESFLATGATAIAYETLRDDRGRLPLLTPMSEVAGRMSIQEGAKYLERPQPGRGILLGGVPGVAPANILILGGGVVGANAAKVAAGFGANIALLDVNMDRLRYLDDVTSANVDVLFSDRHTVREYLKLADLVIGAVLIPGAKAPMLVEREDLKLMKHGSVIIDVAIDQGGCIATSKPTTHSEPTYIVDEVLHYCVTNMPGAVGRTSTYALCNVTLPWVLELANRGIVRAAQELPPIAAAVNIIDGEVTNLAVAETFGMKYRARF is encoded by the coding sequence GTGATCGTCGGAGTGCCTAAGGAAACCAAGCGCGACGAGTACCGTGTGGCCATGCTGCCTGTCGGCGTCGAAGAACTAACCCGCGCCGGCCATGCCGTGTTGGTGCAACACGGCGCGGGTGTCGGCTCCGGGTTGCCCGACGAGTTGTACGAGCGTGCGGGCGGGCGCCTGGTCGATCGAGCCGAGGCGGTGTTTGCCGAAGCAGAAATGATTGTGAAAGTGAAGGAACCGCAGCCGCAGGAAATTCCGCTGTTGCGCAAGGGGCAAGCGCTGTTCACCTACTTTCATTTTGCCGCCGACCGAAAGTTGACCGAATCGTTCCTGGCCACTGGCGCGACCGCCATCGCCTACGAAACCTTGCGCGACGACCGGGGCCGGTTGCCGCTGCTGACGCCCATGAGCGAAGTGGCCGGGCGCATGAGCATCCAGGAAGGGGCCAAATACTTGGAGCGGCCGCAACCGGGGCGCGGCATTTTGCTGGGGGGCGTACCCGGCGTAGCGCCGGCGAACATTTTGATTTTGGGGGGGGGCGTGGTCGGGGCGAATGCGGCGAAAGTGGCGGCGGGGTTCGGAGCCAACATCGCCCTGTTGGATGTGAATATGGATCGGCTGCGCTATCTCGACGATGTCACGTCCGCCAATGTCGACGTGCTGTTCAGCGATCGCCACACGGTGCGCGAATATCTCAAGCTGGCCGATTTGGTGATCGGCGCGGTACTGATTCCCGGCGCGAAAGCACCGATGCTGGTGGAACGGGAAGATTTGAAATTGATGAAGCACGGGAGCGTCATCATCGACGTGGCCATCGATCAAGGGGGCTGCATCGCCACCAGTAAGCCCACCACGCACAGCGAGCCGACATACATTGTCGACGAAGTGCTCCACTACTGCGTCACCAACATGCCCGGCGCCGTCGGCCGGACCAGCACTTACGCGCTGTGCAACGTGACGCTGCCGTGGGTTTTGGAACTGGCTAACCGGGGCATCGTGCGTGCGGCCCAGGAATTGCCGCCGATCGCGGCGGCAGTGAACATCATCGATGGGGAAGTCACCAACCTGGCGGTGGCGGAAACCTTCGGCATGAAATACCGGGCCCGGTTTTGA
- a CDS encoding CHAD domain-containing protein, protein MTRKSKWIDVPSVDEPATSVARDAIRGRMKTVWDWMPLAADRSATDVEYIHQLRVSTRRAKAVLDLFEPLLPRKRTRWFRKQLKRLRETAGEARDLDVLAQHVGAVCQADHSPGCAPLLERISQMRCSAQPAITLIYRKLKERDFRRRVKKLVDKIRWRSPDAEAPSYQTLARAGMRPLATTFFTASEADFESILAMHQFRIAGKHLRYAMEVFAAAFSPSFRKELYPVVEELQNKLGAVNDHSNNRDRCLAWLDETTDESQRLILSKIIALETAALQSSMREFRLWWTPDRAAELKARFWQEIAPTEARCA, encoded by the coding sequence ATGACGCGCAAAAGCAAATGGATCGATGTGCCATCGGTCGACGAACCGGCTACGTCGGTGGCACGCGACGCCATTCGCGGACGCATGAAAACGGTTTGGGATTGGATGCCCCTGGCGGCCGATCGCTCCGCTACCGACGTCGAGTACATTCATCAATTGCGCGTTTCCACTCGCCGTGCCAAGGCGGTTTTGGATTTATTCGAACCGCTCCTGCCCCGCAAACGCACGCGTTGGTTTCGCAAACAGTTAAAGCGCCTGCGCGAAACCGCCGGCGAGGCCCGCGATTTGGACGTCCTGGCCCAGCACGTCGGTGCGGTCTGCCAGGCCGATCATTCCCCAGGTTGCGCGCCGCTCTTGGAGCGCATCTCGCAAATGCGATGCTCCGCCCAGCCGGCCATTACCCTTATCTATCGCAAGCTCAAGGAGCGCGATTTCCGCCGCCGCGTGAAAAAGTTGGTCGACAAAATCCGCTGGCGCTCTCCCGATGCCGAAGCCCCTTCGTATCAAACGCTTGCCCGCGCCGGCATGCGCCCCCTGGCCACCACATTTTTCACCGCCTCCGAGGCCGATTTCGAAAGCATTTTGGCCATGCACCAATTTCGCATCGCCGGCAAGCACCTGCGCTACGCCATGGAAGTGTTCGCCGCCGCCTTCAGCCCCAGCTTTCGCAAAGAATTGTACCCCGTCGTGGAAGAACTGCAAAATAAACTGGGCGCCGTGAACGATCACTCCAACAACCGCGATCGCTGCCTGGCCTGGCTGGACGAAACCACCGACGAATCGCAGCGGCTGATTTTGAGCAAAATCATTGCCTTGGAAACCGCCGCATTGCAATCCAGCATGCGCGAATTCCGCCTCTGGTGGACCCCCGATCGCGCCGCCGAGCTGAAAGCTCGCTTCTGGCAGGAAATTGCCCCCACCGAAGCACGCTGCGCCTAG